The following is a genomic window from Vicinamibacteria bacterium.
TCTTTTCGAAGGTGGGTTGCCGGTGCCAAGTGCCCGGCGAAACAACGCCCGTGCCATCGGGGGGATTCCCGTAGAGGTTAGTGATCCGAAGCAGCACGAATGCGAGTGTCATTCCGGCGCCAAGCAAGCCAATAGCTCTCTTGCGAGCCGTTCTCTCTCGCCTCAGGACTTCGCCTAGCGCAAAGCCCCCGCTCATAACTGCAAACCAAGGAACCAGGGGAAAGAGCACAAAGTTGTGGAAGTGGTCAGCAATTGTAAGGGGTCCCGACACGTGGAGGAGCGACCAGAGCCACCCCCAGGACCCGAGGGATTCAGGTCGAAGCGTGTCCGTTACGTCGTGCGTGACAACTACCGCCACAGATAGAATGGCCAACCATCGGGCGGGAAGACGGACGAGTTGAGACAGGACCAGCATGGAAGTGCCCAGGCACCAGATCACGCCAAAGAACCCCCAGGGAGCAAGGAATGTCCAGGCTGTCCCAATGATCGTGAACTCCAAGACGATCAACCAAGCGCCCCGGCTCAATAGAAATCGCCGCAGGTCGGCACTGGATCTGCGTTGCCCGTAGAAGAACGCTCCCGTTCCCGCCAGGAAAAAGAACAACGGCGCGCAGAAATGCGTGATCCACCGAGTGAAGAACAGAGCGTAGTAGGTCTTCTCCAGGTTCTCTGGAGGGAAGGTGAGCTTGCTGAAAAAGTCACGGGCATGGTCGAGCGCCATGATGACCATCACCAGGCCTCGGAGAATATCGACTGATTCCAGCCGATGGACGATTACGCCTGACGATGGTGCTGAGGGCATGAATTCCTGCAGTCATTGAGTGAGGAGGCAGAGCGCCGTGGCGACAGCGGTTTGCAGTCGCACGTTCGGAAGGCGCTCAGTATCTGGGTCTGGCGGGCAGGGTCTCCCACCCGCCTTATCGAC
Proteins encoded in this region:
- a CDS encoding heparan-alpha-glucosaminide N-acetyltransferase domain-containing protein, with protein sequence MPSAPSSGVIVHRLESVDILRGLVMVIMALDHARDFFSKLTFPPENLEKTYYALFFTRWITHFCAPLFFFLAGTGAFFYGQRRSSADLRRFLLSRGAWLIVLEFTIIGTAWTFLAPWGFFGVIWCLGTSMLVLSQLVRLPARWLAILSVAVVVTHDVTDTLRPESLGSWGWLWSLLHVSGPLTIADHFHNFVLFPLVPWFAVMSGGFALGEVLRRERTARKRAIGLLGAGMTLAFVLLRITNLYGNPPDGTGVVSPGTWHRQPTFEKTVILFLDTEKYPPSLQFLLMTLGPSLLLLAFLDSDRLRLVWKPLLTFGRVPMFFYILHLYVIHGLAVALALVLHQPVQWLFHGAIFGPIPPGYGHDLPFVYFMWAATIATLYGPCVWFARFKQCRKDWWLSYL